One Onthophagus taurus isolate NC chromosome 11, IU_Otau_3.0, whole genome shotgun sequence genomic window carries:
- the LOC139432053 gene encoding SCAN domain-containing protein 3-like encodes MALEITQAKQKNSKKSRREYYLLQMYDLMKVGDQQHVIKKVKEKNDPLIYIIPEEELFERLLDIHISCGHGSRDKMINIVQQKYFIPRPCVEMFLMAYFMTRGQVDLIDFQSIPDGEYKWLLNYQDHSTKYVCLRPLHSKDAVNVAEELLKIFLQFGAPSILQSDNGREFANKIVEELKILWPHLLIVHGRPRHPQSQGSVERSNQDVEKILRSWMTDNKSTRWSVGCYFTQWQKNNLLHKVIGRTPYKAVFGHDPKFGLKSTNLRPTILSNITTEEELENQEKEMGVFREEAHEQRCEEPVTEATKELGIELEQNELDTNEKIQNVDSISSDNMDCGIVELQMATKGDVVLSLIMDRWLQPGCSKRKVNEIQRTAPHEIIEDETSSKPVNKKARKTRKYDKEYLKLGFSWSGDEKEPIPLCVIYFENLTNESMKPSNLKRHFEYKDKPIEFFEHNLKALNQSQKVMRGLTGGDNQKILETSYRVSLLIAKCGAAETIGETLIKPAAKIMAEVMIGDKAKQTLDRVPLSNNTVHRRIIDMANNVKQMLLSDISQSRYYALQVD; translated from the exons atggcgctagaAATTACTCAAGCAAAACAAAAGAATAGCAAGAAAAGCAGAAGGGAGTATTATTTACTGCAAATGTATGATCTTATGAAAGTAGGCGATCAACAACATgtcataaaaaaagttaaggaAAAAAACGATCCTTTAATTTATATCATCCCAGAAGAAGAACTATTTGAAAGGTTATTAGATATTCATATTAGTTGTGGCCATGGGTCCAGAGATAAAATGATCAATatagttcaacaaaaatattttattccaaGGCCTTGCGTAGAAATGTTCTTGATGGCAT ATTTTATGACCAGAGGTCAAGTAgatttaatcgattttcaatcTATACCCGACGGTGAGTATAAATGGCTATTGAACTATCAAGACCATTCCACCAAGTACGTATGTCTGAGGCCTTTACATTCAAAAGACGCTGTAAACGTTGCGGAAGAACTTTTGAAGATTTTTCTCCAATTTGGTGCGCCATCGATTTTGCAAAGCGACAATGGGCGTGAATTTGCGAACAAGATAGTAGAAGAGTTGAAAATCTTGTGGCCACACTTATTAATTGTTCATGGAAGACCTCGCCATCCTCAAAGCCAGGGCAGCGTTGAGCGTTCAAATCAAGATGTCGAGAAGATCTTACGGTCGTGGATGACTGATAATAAATCTACCAGGTGGTCAGTTGGGTGTTATTTTACGCAATGgcagaaaaataatttgttgcaCAAAGTGATAGGCCGGACACCTTATAAGGCAGTTTTTGGTCATGACCCCAAATTTGGCCTGAAGTCAACAAATCTTCGACCCACCATTCTTTCAAATATAACTACAGAAGAAGAGCTAGAAAATCAGGAGAAAGAAATGGGAGTTTTTAGAGAAGAAGCACACGAACAGCGGTGTGAAGAACCGGTCACAGAAGCAACGAAAGAGCTAGGTATCGAACTAGAGCAGAATGAACTGGATACTAACGAAAAGATCCAAAACGTAGACTCCATATCAAGTGATAATATGGACTGTGGAATTGTTGAGCTACAGATGGCGACAAAAGGCGATGTA gtgCTTTCTTTA ATTATGGATCGCTGGTTGCAACCTGGATGTTCTAAACGCAAAGTAAACGAAATTCAACGAACAGCACCTCATGAAATTATCGAAGACGAAACTTCTTCAAAACCGGTTAACAAAAAAGCAAGGAAGACTAGAAAATACGACAAAGAATACCTTAAATTGGGCTTCTCGTGGAGTGGTGATGAAAAGGAACCCATTCCACTTTgcgtaatttattttgaaaaccttACCAATGAAAGTATGAAACCATCGAACTTAAAGCGACACTTTGAATACAAAGATAAAccaattgaattttttgaacatAATCTCAAAGCTTTAAATcaatctcaaaaagtaatgaGAGGTTTAACAGGAGGTGACAATCAAAAAATCCTAGAAACTTCGTATCGCGTCTCGCTTTTAATTGCGAAATGTGGTGCTGCGGAGACGATTGGCGAAACTTTAATCAAGCCGGCTGCCAAAATAATGGCAGAAGTAATGATAGGTGATAAAGCAAAACAAACTCTTGATCGTGTACCCTTGTCAAATAATACAGTTCATCGACGAATAATTGATATGGCCAATAATGTGAAACAGATGTTATTGTCTGATATTTCTCAAAGTCGTTATTATGCGTTACAAGTCGATTAG